A portion of the Paenibacillus hamazuiensis genome contains these proteins:
- a CDS encoding glycoside hydrolase family 2 protein, translating to MSKENKAVRQEYPRPQFVRADWMNLNGEWDFRFDDGNLGEQQQWFNGAAMDRTIIVPFSYESKASGIGEEAHHSNIWYQKKVTLSERYKDKRTVLHFQAADYRTKVWVNGRFIGLHEGGYAAFSFDITQALGDYANEQTIVVKIEDSLSCFQPRGKQRWRDENYGCWYTQTTGIWQTAWLEFVNDTSIRDVKITPDIDTLSVHFQYRINGSAGPRLRVETAISFQGKPVKHVSAVADRETISLSLDITSDIHEWRVMLWQPGQPNLYDVEFVLYDGDKPVDRVTSYFGMRKISIENGFIYLNNRPLYQRLLLDQGYWPESLLTPPSEEAIIEDIDKTLEMGFNGVRKHQKIEDPRFLYWCDRKGLLVWSEMAATYEYSDEAVRSFTQEWADIVRQHYNHPCIITWVPFNESWGIPQVFTDRKQQAFTEAIYHLTKSLDATRPVVVNDGWEHTVSDILTLHDYEEFGEKFASRYRDKEPIVRNERSFSKHRLAFAGGYEYKGQPIIISEYGGIAFKGGKGWGYGSMVQSEEEFLRRYREITQAIKDVPYVCGYCYTQTTDVQQEINGLLTEYRQPKIDLKKIRDINLA from the coding sequence ATGAGTAAAGAGAACAAGGCTGTACGGCAGGAATACCCGAGACCGCAGTTTGTCCGAGCGGATTGGATGAATTTGAACGGGGAGTGGGATTTCCGTTTTGACGACGGCAACCTGGGCGAGCAACAGCAATGGTTTAACGGGGCTGCGATGGATCGTACGATTATCGTTCCTTTCAGCTATGAGAGCAAAGCAAGCGGTATCGGGGAAGAGGCGCATCATAGCAACATATGGTATCAGAAGAAAGTAACGCTTTCTGAGAGGTATAAGGACAAGAGAACGGTCCTCCATTTCCAGGCGGCGGATTACCGGACTAAAGTATGGGTTAACGGCAGGTTTATCGGCCTGCATGAAGGAGGGTATGCCGCCTTTTCGTTCGACATTACGCAGGCGCTGGGTGATTATGCGAACGAACAGACGATCGTGGTAAAAATCGAAGACAGCCTGAGCTGCTTCCAGCCGAGGGGCAAGCAACGATGGAGGGATGAAAACTACGGCTGCTGGTATACTCAAACGACAGGCATTTGGCAGACCGCATGGCTGGAATTCGTTAACGACACGAGCATTAGGGATGTGAAAATAACGCCGGACATCGATACCCTCTCGGTCCACTTCCAATATCGAATTAACGGTTCGGCAGGACCTCGTCTTCGCGTCGAAACCGCTATTTCGTTCCAGGGGAAGCCCGTGAAGCATGTATCCGCCGTCGCCGACCGAGAAACGATCAGCTTGAGCCTCGACATAACAAGCGACATTCACGAGTGGAGGGTCATGCTGTGGCAGCCGGGTCAGCCGAACCTGTATGACGTGGAGTTTGTTTTGTACGACGGCGACAAGCCGGTCGATCGGGTTACCTCGTATTTCGGCATGCGGAAAATATCGATCGAGAACGGGTTCATCTATTTGAACAACCGGCCGTTGTATCAGCGATTGCTGCTTGATCAAGGTTATTGGCCTGAAAGCCTTCTGACGCCTCCGTCCGAAGAAGCGATCATCGAGGACATCGACAAGACCCTCGAGATGGGCTTCAATGGCGTGAGGAAGCATCAGAAAATCGAAGACCCGAGATTTCTGTATTGGTGCGATCGGAAAGGACTGCTCGTCTGGTCAGAGATGGCGGCTACCTATGAGTATTCCGATGAAGCGGTGCGCAGCTTTACACAGGAATGGGCGGATATCGTCCGCCAGCACTACAATCATCCGTGCATAATCACGTGGGTCCCTTTCAATGAGTCGTGGGGAATTCCTCAAGTATTTACGGACCGTAAACAGCAGGCATTTACGGAGGCGATTTATCATTTGACGAAGTCGCTCGATGCGACAAGGCCGGTCGTCGTGAACGACGGATGGGAGCACACGGTTTCGGACATTCTTACTCTACACGATTACGAGGAGTTTGGAGAGAAGTTCGCTTCCCGTTACCGGGACAAGGAGCCGATCGTACGTAACGAGCGCTCCTTCAGCAAGCATAGACTGGCTTTTGCCGGGGGGTATGAATACAAGGGACAGCCGATTATCATCAGTGAGTACGGGGGTATTGCCTTCAAGGGCGGAAAAGGCTGGGGTTACGGCAGTATGGTGCAGTCGGAGGAAGAATTTTTGCGGCGGTATCGAGAAATTACGCAAGCGATCAAAGACGTGCCTTATGTTTGCGGTTACTGCTACACGCAGACGACCGATGTGCAGCAGGAAATTAACGGTTTGCTCACGGAATACCGGCAGCCGAAGATAGATTTGAAAAAAATCAGGGATATCAATTTGGCGTAA
- a CDS encoding energy-coupling factor ABC transporter ATP-binding protein, translating into MKSILEARSVSFSYPGSEHEALCGLTMCIPAGKKIAICGHNGCGKSTFFLHAVGIHRPVSGELLWNGSPIVYHPAGLKQLRQQIGLVFQDPEHQLILNTPFEDVSYGLRNAGMPEQEISVRTQNMLASMNLGHLAGTPIHHLSLGQKKRVALAGVLALEPELLLLDEPTAYLDRVSEHKLVEELNRIHANGITIVMATHDMNLAYSWADWVFVMDQGKCLAEGPPSEVFAREEQILSLGMELPLLLELWKALPKTVRMEALPPRSLAEFKLLMEKMQ; encoded by the coding sequence ATGAAATCGATTCTGGAAGCGCGTAGCGTAAGCTTTAGCTATCCGGGCAGTGAACATGAAGCTCTCTGCGGCCTGACCATGTGCATACCGGCTGGAAAGAAGATCGCCATTTGCGGACACAACGGCTGCGGAAAATCCACCTTTTTCCTCCACGCTGTCGGCATTCACAGACCTGTCAGCGGGGAGCTATTGTGGAACGGCTCCCCTATCGTTTATCATCCCGCAGGTCTGAAACAGCTCAGACAACAAATCGGATTGGTATTTCAGGACCCTGAACACCAGCTCATTTTGAATACGCCTTTTGAAGATGTTTCGTACGGTCTCCGCAATGCCGGAATGCCGGAACAAGAAATAAGCGTACGTACGCAAAATATGCTTGCAAGCATGAACCTCGGGCATTTGGCGGGCACGCCTATCCATCACTTAAGTCTGGGTCAAAAAAAGCGTGTCGCCCTCGCAGGAGTTCTGGCTCTGGAACCTGAGCTTCTCTTGCTGGACGAGCCCACAGCTTACCTGGATCGTGTTTCCGAGCATAAATTGGTGGAAGAATTGAACCGCATTCATGCAAATGGCATTACAATCGTGATGGCTACGCATGATATGAATTTGGCCTATTCGTGGGCTGATTGGGTCTTCGTCATGGATCAAGGGAAATGTTTGGCGGAAGGACCTCCGTCTGAGGTGTTTGCCAGGGAGGAACAGATTCTTTCTCTCGGTATGGAGCTTCCCTTACTGCTTGAATTATGGAAGGCTCTGCCCAAAACAGTACGTATGGAGGCATTGCCTCCGCGAAGCTTAGCCGAGTTTAAGCTGCTCATGGAAAAAATGCAATAA
- a CDS encoding TVP38/TMEM64 family protein — translation MKKWYTIGMYIVLLLIVYIFKDEILHWMQYGDAPVLLIFAAALGFIIVPVIPYKIVIGMLGFMYGPLLGALISWTAASVASVIVFWLARYLFQKQGRAYLSKYEKLEKLQAAIEKNPFLTILLARLIPVIPQAVVNVIPAITSIPVVTFAVASALGKIPAMLLFAFIGSNLFAGTSKLVLSVGVYVLFLASVYVVYRVWLKKRLL, via the coding sequence ATGAAGAAATGGTACACCATCGGCATGTATATCGTGCTCCTACTCATTGTCTATATATTCAAGGATGAAATTTTGCATTGGATGCAGTATGGGGATGCGCCCGTTCTGCTTATTTTTGCGGCTGCTCTCGGTTTTATTATCGTACCGGTCATTCCTTACAAAATAGTTATCGGCATGCTCGGGTTTATGTACGGTCCTTTGCTGGGCGCTTTGATCAGTTGGACCGCTGCTTCTGTCGCGTCTGTCATTGTTTTTTGGCTGGCACGTTACTTGTTTCAAAAGCAAGGCCGTGCTTACTTGTCCAAGTACGAGAAGCTGGAAAAGCTCCAAGCCGCTATTGAAAAAAATCCGTTCCTGACTATTTTATTGGCTCGATTGATCCCGGTTATCCCTCAGGCTGTCGTTAATGTCATTCCTGCCATTACTTCCATTCCGGTCGTTACATTCGCCGTCGCGTCCGCACTGGGCAAAATTCCTGCCATGCTCCTGTTTGCGTTCATCGGCAGCAATCTGTTTGCCGGCACCAGCAAGCTCGTTTTGTCCGTCGGCGTGTATGTTCTTTTTTTGGCGTCCGTCTACGTCGTCTACCGCGTCTGGCTCAAGAAGCGGCTGCTTTAG
- a CDS encoding energy-coupling factor ABC transporter substrate-binding protein encodes MTNRSKNILMLLAVILLAVLPLLFVNGDFGGADDAAEQAIAELSPSYRPWFSSLFELPSETESMLFALQAAIGAGFIGYVIGWFKGKSKAQ; translated from the coding sequence ATGACAAATCGAAGCAAAAATATATTGATGTTACTGGCTGTGATCCTGCTCGCTGTTCTCCCCCTGCTCTTCGTCAATGGTGACTTTGGCGGAGCAGACGATGCCGCGGAGCAAGCGATCGCCGAGCTTAGCCCCTCCTACCGGCCATGGTTTTCATCGCTGTTTGAGCTTCCTTCCGAAACCGAAAGCATGTTGTTCGCGCTGCAGGCAGCTATTGGAGCCGGCTTTATCGGTTATGTGATTGGATGGTTTAAAGGCAAATCCAAAGCCCAATGA
- a CDS encoding energy-coupling factor ABC transporter permease — protein sequence MKVQKTASTLLLILGFTLYFAVNEPQSAYAMHIMEGFLPLGWAIFWWVLFLPFFILGLRALIRITKETPELKIMLGLAGAFTFVLSALKIPSVTGSSSHPTGTGLGAVMFGALPMSVLGSIVLLFQALLLAHGGLTTLGANAFSMAVIGPIIGYTVYKGMMKSTGKQKLAIFTAAASADLSTYVVTSIQMALAFPAESGGILVSFVKFGGIFALTQIPLAISEGILTVLIWNWLQTYSSEELSVLQRKMKGANQS from the coding sequence ATGAAAGTCCAAAAAACAGCGAGCACCTTATTATTAATTCTAGGGTTTACCCTGTACTTTGCCGTAAATGAACCTCAGTCCGCTTATGCCATGCATATTATGGAGGGTTTTCTTCCCTTGGGTTGGGCAATTTTTTGGTGGGTTTTGTTCTTGCCGTTCTTTATATTGGGGCTGCGGGCGTTGATCAGAATAACAAAGGAAACACCCGAGTTGAAAATTATGCTGGGCTTAGCCGGCGCGTTTACATTCGTCCTTTCGGCGCTTAAGATCCCGTCGGTTACAGGCAGCAGCTCGCATCCGACCGGGACCGGTCTCGGAGCGGTTATGTTTGGGGCGCTGCCTATGAGCGTGCTTGGCTCCATCGTCTTGTTATTCCAGGCTTTGCTGCTCGCGCACGGTGGCTTAACCACATTGGGGGCCAACGCTTTCTCGATGGCTGTCATTGGACCGATCATTGGCTATACCGTTTATAAAGGAATGATGAAGTCGACGGGGAAGCAGAAGCTGGCTATTTTTACGGCTGCCGCATCGGCCGATTTATCCACCTATGTCGTCACTTCCATCCAAATGGCATTAGCGTTTCCGGCGGAGAGCGGCGGGATCCTGGTCTCTTTTGTTAAGTTCGGCGGCATATTTGCACTAACTCAAATCCCTTTAGCGATAAGTGAAGGTATTCTGACCGTATTGATTTGGAACTGGCTGCAAACCTACAGCTCGGAGGAGCTGTCCGTACTGCAGCGTAAAATGAAAGGAGCAAATCAATCATGA
- the cbiQ gene encoding cobalt ECF transporter T component CbiQ, whose product MIKIIDTLSYKNKLRNVSPLWKCTFAALLFILSYLSHPFVQFAIMSWMCIWTVIYARIPVKYYFVLIGVPCLFYAASLPAIILEIEPLGEALPMASKSILFVIAHWAVSVTETGIWKAGHLFARVAACLSCLTFVTLTIPTTELFQVLKKLRMPSLVLELMLIMYRFLFLLLDTASTMYKAQLTRGGHANFRSKLTDMSVLIVRLFDKTMHRYKGLSYGLTARGFTEEIQMAPYAAKPMPPRYNWEGRIGIVILVLIEIWFRWRETV is encoded by the coding sequence ATGATCAAGATAATTGACACACTTTCATACAAGAATAAGCTAAGAAATGTGTCTCCCTTGTGGAAGTGTACATTCGCAGCTTTGTTGTTTATCCTCTCCTACCTATCGCATCCTTTCGTACAATTCGCCATTATGAGCTGGATGTGTATATGGACGGTCATATACGCCCGTATCCCTGTCAAATATTATTTCGTATTGATAGGTGTACCATGTTTGTTTTATGCGGCTAGTCTGCCGGCCATCATCCTCGAGATTGAGCCGCTCGGTGAAGCTCTTCCCATGGCTTCGAAGTCGATTCTATTCGTCATTGCCCATTGGGCGGTCAGTGTCACCGAAACTGGAATTTGGAAGGCGGGCCATCTTTTCGCTCGTGTTGCGGCTTGTTTATCCTGTCTCACTTTCGTAACGCTTACGATCCCGACTACGGAGCTGTTTCAAGTTTTGAAAAAGCTGCGCATGCCCTCTTTAGTCCTGGAATTGATGCTGATCATGTACCGGTTCCTCTTTTTGCTTCTGGATACCGCCTCTACCATGTACAAAGCTCAATTAACGCGCGGAGGGCATGCAAACTTTCGAAGCAAGCTTACTGACATGTCCGTCTTGATCGTAAGACTGTTCGATAAAACGATGCACCGTTACAAGGGACTATCATACGGACTCACCGCAAGGGGATTTACGGAGGAAATTCAGATGGCACCGTATGCCGCGAAGCCGATGCCGCCCCGCTATAACTGGGAAGGCCGCATAGGTATCGTGATCCTGGTGCTTATTGAAATATGGTTCCGATGGAGGGAAACGGTATGA
- a CDS encoding carbohydrate ABC transporter permease: MKSVSLLQRILLVVALSLAVCFLIPVIWMLFVSVKTEGTPIKTLIDWFLPPYTFDNYANVLAKTPILRWMGNSLFIALIKTVLTVLFTSLAAFAISKLDFRYKHAIFLFFIAGLMIPGEATIIPLYAVVKEMDLLDSYLGIILPGIAAPLGVIILKSFFDGVPKELVESAKMDGGGSFKIYSHIALPLAKPALSSIAIFTFIGSWNNFLWPYLSITSEELYTLPVGIPTLLSNYTVDYVTPMTVNAIASIPVIIAFLLFEKQIVKGISFSGIKG; encoded by the coding sequence GTGAAATCGGTCTCTTTGCTGCAGCGAATATTGCTAGTGGTTGCCTTGAGCCTTGCCGTATGCTTTCTAATCCCGGTGATTTGGATGCTGTTCGTCTCCGTTAAGACGGAGGGTACGCCGATCAAAACATTAATAGATTGGTTTCTTCCTCCTTATACCTTCGACAATTACGCCAACGTGCTTGCCAAAACGCCGATACTCCGGTGGATGGGCAATAGCTTGTTTATCGCGCTTATCAAAACGGTACTGACCGTTCTATTCACTTCTTTGGCCGCTTTCGCGATCTCGAAATTGGATTTTCGTTACAAACATGCAATCTTTCTGTTTTTTATCGCCGGCTTGATGATCCCCGGAGAAGCGACGATCATTCCGTTATATGCCGTGGTGAAAGAAATGGACTTGCTGGACAGCTACCTTGGCATTATTTTACCGGGAATCGCTGCGCCGCTCGGGGTTATTATTCTAAAAAGCTTCTTCGACGGCGTCCCCAAGGAGCTTGTGGAAAGCGCAAAAATGGACGGGGGCGGATCCTTCAAAATTTACAGTCATATCGCCCTTCCTCTGGCCAAGCCGGCGCTGTCTTCCATTGCCATCTTCACCTTCATCGGTTCGTGGAACAATTTCCTGTGGCCTTATTTATCCATCACAAGCGAGGAGCTATATACGCTGCCAGTCGGTATTCCTACGCTGCTATCGAATTATACAGTGGATTATGTAACCCCCATGACGGTTAACGCTATCGCTTCCATCCCCGTCATCATTGCGTTCTTGCTGTTTGAGAAACAAATTGTCAAAGGGATCAGCTTCAGCGGAATTAAAGGATAA
- a CDS encoding carbohydrate ABC transporter permease, producing MKSKKLIGDVKAVPFLLPFFVVYAWFTVYPMLKGLQMSLYQWTLIRQMDYIGFANYSAMFKDRQFWEALWNTTLFVLLSTPGMVVLALVLALFANMRTRFRTFLRSSFFLPSILSVSVISFLAIFMLQPYTGFVNSLLHLMGSKAEPFWLADRNLAWVSIIGVTLWWTVGFNMILYLASLQEIPDYLYEAGTIDGATDGQLFWNVTLPLLAPITRVILLLQIIASYKVFSQIWLITRGGPGTKTRPIIQYIYETGFKNNDLGYAATMSYALFVILLVLSFIQLKLRPKEEV from the coding sequence ATGAAGAGCAAGAAACTGATAGGGGATGTAAAGGCTGTTCCGTTTCTTCTTCCTTTTTTTGTCGTCTATGCATGGTTTACGGTCTATCCTATGTTGAAAGGCTTGCAGATGAGCCTCTATCAATGGACGCTGATTAGACAGATGGATTATATAGGATTTGCCAACTATTCGGCTATGTTCAAAGACCGGCAGTTTTGGGAGGCATTATGGAACACTACCCTGTTCGTGTTGTTATCGACTCCAGGGATGGTTGTACTGGCTTTAGTTTTGGCGCTTTTCGCCAACATGAGAACGAGGTTCCGGACATTTCTCCGCAGCAGCTTCTTTTTGCCTAGCATTTTATCGGTCTCCGTTATCTCTTTCTTGGCCATCTTTATGCTGCAGCCTTACACGGGTTTTGTGAATTCTCTGCTTCATCTGATGGGGAGTAAGGCGGAGCCGTTTTGGCTGGCAGACAGAAATCTCGCGTGGGTATCCATTATAGGCGTAACGTTATGGTGGACGGTCGGCTTCAATATGATTCTGTACCTGGCTTCCTTGCAGGAAATCCCGGATTATTTGTACGAGGCGGGAACAATTGACGGAGCGACGGACGGTCAGTTGTTCTGGAATGTGACGCTGCCTCTCCTTGCGCCGATCACCCGGGTCATTTTACTTCTGCAAATCATTGCCTCCTACAAGGTGTTCTCGCAAATTTGGCTTATTACCAGAGGGGGGCCCGGGACGAAAACAAGGCCTATCATCCAATACATATATGAAACCGGCTTTAAAAATAACGATTTGGGCTATGCAGCTACGATGTCTTACGCGTTGTTTGTCATATTGCTCGTGCTCTCCTTTATCCAACTCAAGCTAAGGCCAAAGGAGGAGGTTTAG